The Faecalibacterium prausnitzii genome includes a window with the following:
- a CDS encoding PBECR2 nuclease fold domain-containing protein encodes MKQDVDFICKISRQLYSVVDEEILTEDVVITEQQILHIEEGHPGDYDRLFQYLPQVLQEPDYILRGNRPHTALVLKEILTPELTAEIILRLKVSGDPEEYKNSIITMWNISPKRFRRLLRQSEILYKKE; translated from the coding sequence GTGAAGCAGGACGTGGATTTCATCTGCAAAATTAGTCGGCAGTTATACAGTGTTGTAGACGAAGAGATTTTAACGGAAGATGTTGTCATTACAGAACAGCAGATCCTCCATATTGAAGAAGGGCATCCGGGCGATTATGACCGGCTGTTCCAGTATCTTCCGCAGGTCTTGCAGGAACCGGATTATATTCTGCGGGGAAATCGTCCGCACACGGCATTGGTGCTCAAGGAGATCCTGACACCGGAACTGACAGCGGAGATCATTTTGCGATTGAAGGTTTCCGGAGACCCGGAGGAATATAAGAATTCCATTATTACGATGTGGAACATCAGTCCGAAGCGCTTTCGACGACTTTTGCGTCAGAGCGAAATACTTTACAAAAAAGAGTAA
- a CDS encoding formate--tetrahydrofolate ligase, producing MKSDIEIAQEARMKPIAEIAASLGLADEDVIPYGRYKAKINHRLIHKAGKQGKLVLVTAISPTPAGEGKTTTSVGLADAMNALGKKTMLCLREPSLGPVFGVKGGAAGGGYAQVVPMEDINLHFTGDLHAIGAANNLLAAMIDNSIQQGNPLNIDPRRITWKRCMDMNDRQLRFIVDGLGGKVNGTPREDGFDITVASEVMAIFCLATSISDLKERLAKIVCAYTYDGKPVTAGEIGAAGAMTALLKDALDPNLVQTLENNPAIIHGGPFANIAHGCNSVMATKLSLSLADYVITEAGFGADLGAEKFLDIKCRYAGIAPSACVLVATVRALKSHGGVAKADLNQPNLEAVKAGAANLVRHIDNLKNGFGLPVVVAINAFPTDTPEEQAYVEQVCAEQGVPCVLSEVFAKGGEGGKALAEKVLEILEDRPIQYVYPLDMPLKDKVKAIAKKIYRADDVNFSAAASKTLAELTELGYGNLPVCIAKTQYSFSDNAKLLAAPTGFTMEVREVRLAAGAGFVVVICGNIMTMPGLPKKPAAVNIDVDADGKITGLF from the coding sequence ATGAAGTCTGATATCGAGATCGCACAGGAAGCCCGCATGAAGCCCATTGCCGAGATCGCTGCCTCGCTCGGCCTTGCCGACGAGGATGTGATCCCCTACGGCCGCTACAAGGCCAAGATCAACCACCGCCTCATCCACAAGGCTGGCAAGCAGGGCAAGTTGGTCCTGGTCACGGCCATCAGCCCCACCCCGGCGGGCGAGGGCAAGACCACCACCAGCGTGGGCCTGGCCGACGCCATGAACGCGCTGGGCAAAAAGACCATGCTCTGCCTGCGTGAGCCTTCGCTCGGCCCCGTGTTCGGCGTCAAGGGCGGCGCAGCCGGCGGCGGCTATGCACAGGTGGTCCCGATGGAGGACATCAACCTCCACTTCACCGGCGACCTCCACGCCATCGGCGCGGCCAACAACCTGCTGGCCGCCATGATCGACAACAGCATCCAGCAGGGCAACCCCCTGAACATCGACCCCCGCCGCATCACCTGGAAGCGCTGCATGGACATGAACGACCGCCAGCTCCGCTTCATCGTGGACGGCCTGGGCGGCAAGGTCAACGGCACCCCGCGTGAGGACGGCTTTGATATCACCGTCGCCAGCGAGGTCATGGCCATCTTCTGCCTGGCCACCAGCATCTCCGACCTGAAGGAGCGGCTGGCCAAGATCGTCTGCGCCTACACCTACGACGGCAAGCCCGTCACGGCGGGCGAGATTGGCGCCGCCGGTGCCATGACCGCCCTGCTGAAGGATGCGCTGGACCCGAACCTCGTTCAGACGCTGGAAAACAACCCCGCCATCATCCACGGCGGCCCCTTTGCCAACATCGCCCACGGCTGCAACAGCGTCATGGCCACCAAGCTCAGCCTCTCGCTGGCCGATTATGTCATCACCGAGGCCGGTTTCGGTGCCGACCTGGGCGCAGAAAAGTTCCTGGACATCAAGTGCCGCTATGCGGGCATCGCACCCAGCGCCTGTGTGCTGGTGGCGACCGTCCGCGCCCTCAAGAGCCACGGCGGCGTTGCCAAGGCTGACCTGAACCAGCCCAACCTCGAAGCCGTCAAGGCCGGTGCGGCCAACCTCGTCCGCCACATCGACAACCTGAAGAACGGTTTTGGCCTGCCGGTGGTGGTCGCCATCAATGCGTTCCCGACCGACACCCCCGAAGAGCAGGCGTATGTGGAGCAGGTTTGCGCTGAGCAGGGCGTGCCCTGCGTGCTGAGCGAGGTCTTCGCCAAGGGCGGCGAGGGCGGCAAGGCACTGGCCGAGAAGGTGCTGGAGATCCTGGAAGACCGCCCCATCCAGTATGTCTACCCGCTGGATATGCCCCTCAAGGACAAGGTGAAGGCCATCGCCAAGAAAATCTACCGTGCGGACGATGTGAACTTCAGCGCCGCCGCCAGCAAGACGCTGGCCGAGCTGACCGAGCTGGGCTATGGCAACCTGCCCGTCTGCATCGCCAAGACCCAGTACAGCTTCAGCGATAACGCCAAGCTCCTGGCTGCGCCCACCGGCTTCACGATGGAGGTGCGCGAGGTCCGCCTTGCTGCCGGTGCCGGATTCGTGGTGGTCATCTGCGGCAACATCATGACCATGCCCGGCCTGCCCAAGAAGCCCGCCGCCGTCAACATCGACGTCGATGCCGATGGCAAGATCACAGGGCTGTTCTGA
- a CDS encoding CD1247 N-terminal domain-containing protein has product MELKEKAAYLKGLVEGLGIDETTKEGKVIKAMSELLCEMAQAVDGIDEDVTQAYDQINDLSEELEDLEADLYEDDDADEEDDEPEAEDDADDNADVASEPYYEVACPACGETVYVSEDDLDAGEAICPSCKVAFEVALADDEEPEGDDGPVQYEVTCPACGATAVFEEADLLDGEPTCPNCGKPLDFEVTEE; this is encoded by the coding sequence ATGGAACTGAAGGAAAAGGCTGCATACCTGAAAGGCTTGGTGGAGGGCCTCGGCATCGACGAGACCACCAAGGAAGGCAAAGTCATCAAGGCCATGAGCGAGCTGCTGTGCGAGATGGCACAGGCCGTGGACGGCATTGACGAGGATGTGACCCAGGCTTACGATCAGATCAACGACCTGAGCGAGGAGCTGGAAGACCTCGAAGCCGATCTCTACGAAGACGACGATGCCGACGAGGAAGACGACGAGCCTGAAGCAGAGGACGACGCCGACGACAACGCCGATGTGGCCAGCGAGCCCTACTATGAAGTGGCCTGCCCGGCCTGCGGCGAGACCGTGTACGTCAGTGAGGACGACCTGGATGCAGGCGAGGCCATCTGCCCCAGCTGCAAGGTCGCCTTTGAGGTGGCTCTGGCCGACGACGAGGAGCCCGAAGGGGACGACGGCCCCGTGCAGTACGAGGTGACCTGCCCGGCCTGCGGTGCCACCGCAGTGTTTGAGGAAGCCGACCTGCTGGACGGCGAGCCCACCTGCCCCAACTGCGGCAAACCGCTGGACTTTGAAGTGACCGAAGAGTAA
- the efp gene encoding elongation factor P: MISAGEFRNGVTFEQDGQVLQVVEFQHVKPGKGAAFVRTKTKNVITGSVVETSYNPTAKFPQAFIERKDVTYSYEDGDLYHFMDNETYDDIPVNASDVPDNFKFCKENELCKLLSYKGKVFSVEIPNFIELEVTQTEPGVKGNTATNTLKPATVETGAEIRVPLFINEGDHIRIDTRTGEYMERV, translated from the coding sequence ATGATTTCTGCAGGCGAGTTTCGCAACGGCGTGACCTTTGAGCAGGACGGCCAGGTTCTTCAGGTCGTTGAGTTCCAGCACGTCAAGCCCGGCAAGGGCGCTGCCTTTGTCCGCACCAAGACCAAGAACGTCATCACCGGCTCTGTGGTCGAGACCAGCTACAACCCGACCGCAAAGTTCCCGCAGGCTTTCATCGAGCGCAAGGATGTCACCTACAGCTACGAGGATGGCGATCTGTACCACTTCATGGACAACGAGACCTATGACGATATCCCCGTCAACGCATCCGATGTCCCTGATAACTTCAAGTTCTGCAAGGAGAACGAGCTGTGCAAGCTGCTGAGCTACAAGGGCAAGGTCTTCAGCGTTGAGATCCCCAACTTCATCGAGCTGGAAGTGACCCAGACCGAGCCGGGTGTCAAGGGCAACACTGCCACCAACACCCTGAAGCCCGCTACCGTCGAGACCGGTGCTGAGATCCGCGTCCCCCTGTTCATCAACGAGGGCGACCACATCCGCATCGATACCCGCACCGGCGAGTATATGGAGCGCGTCTGA
- a CDS encoding TIM barrel protein, with amino-acid sequence MREWKIRFGTAGTSDSFAAQGYKTSLDIPAYTARMGLNAFEYQCGRGVRLGLDKARQMAADAAAQDILFSVHAPYYISMSSLEEDKRLNSVNYLLQSAAVCKALGGQRVIFHSGSCGRQSREAALEKALDTLRRAQAALDEAGFSDITLCPETMGKIGQLGTLDEVLALCRVDRRITPCIDFGHLNARTLGGIASKADYAAILDRMEETLGDARARRFQVHFSRIEYTAGGEKRHWTFAETQFGPEPQPLMELLAERRLEPVIICESAGTQAEDARTMAEMYGRANPLRQR; translated from the coding sequence GTGAGGGAGTGGAAGATCCGGTTCGGCACGGCGGGCACGAGCGACAGCTTTGCAGCGCAGGGCTACAAAACCAGCCTGGATATCCCGGCCTACACGGCCCGGATGGGGCTGAACGCCTTTGAGTACCAGTGCGGGCGCGGCGTCCGGCTGGGGCTGGACAAGGCCCGGCAGATGGCCGCCGATGCGGCGGCGCAGGACATCCTGTTCAGCGTCCACGCGCCGTATTATATCAGCATGTCCAGCCTGGAAGAGGACAAGCGGCTGAACAGCGTGAACTATCTGCTGCAAAGCGCGGCGGTCTGCAAGGCGCTGGGCGGGCAGCGGGTCATCTTCCACTCCGGCAGCTGCGGCAGGCAGAGCCGGGAGGCTGCCCTGGAAAAGGCGCTGGACACCCTGCGCCGAGCACAGGCCGCGCTGGACGAAGCAGGCTTTTCGGACATCACCCTCTGCCCGGAGACGATGGGCAAGATCGGCCAGCTGGGCACACTGGACGAAGTGCTGGCTCTGTGCCGTGTGGACAGGCGCATTACCCCCTGCATCGACTTTGGCCACCTCAATGCCCGGACGCTGGGCGGCATCGCTTCCAAGGCCGATTATGCCGCGATCCTCGACCGGATGGAAGAGACCCTCGGCGACGCGCGGGCCAGGCGGTTCCAGGTCCATTTCTCCCGCATCGAGTATACGGCGGGCGGCGAAAAGCGCCACTGGACCTTTGCCGAGACCCAGTTCGGCCCGGAGCCGCAGCCGCTGATGGAGCTGCTGGCGGAGCGCAGGCTCGAACCTGTCATCATCTGCGAAAGCGCCGGGACACAGGCGGAGGATGCGCGGACGATGGCGGAGATGTATGGAAGGGCGAACCCTCTCCGTCAGCGCTGA
- a CDS encoding YqeG family HAD IIIA-type phosphatase produces the protein MLITPEYVFQDVTHITPEWLAEKGIRALVLDIDNTLTADRSQELPDEVAQWLADLRAAGIGLTIVSNGAEKRVRPFAEKLGLAYLYRSAKPLPFALMVARRRMGVKRREMAMVGDQLYADRMAAALYGIPGLMVIPRGPDLGAQVILKRKWEKKHWQAYYDRGGKTL, from the coding sequence ATGCTGATAACCCCCGAATATGTTTTTCAGGATGTGACCCACATCACGCCGGAATGGCTGGCGGAAAAGGGCATCCGGGCGCTGGTGCTGGATATCGACAACACCCTGACGGCTGACCGCAGCCAGGAACTGCCGGACGAGGTGGCCCAATGGCTGGCCGATCTGCGCGCGGCGGGCATCGGGCTGACCATCGTTTCCAACGGTGCCGAAAAGCGGGTGCGCCCCTTTGCCGAAAAGCTGGGGCTGGCGTATCTGTACCGCTCGGCAAAGCCGCTGCCCTTTGCGCTGATGGTGGCCCGCCGCCGGATGGGCGTCAAACGCCGTGAGATGGCCATGGTGGGCGACCAGCTCTATGCCGACCGGATGGCCGCAGCCCTCTACGGCATCCCTGGCCTGATGGTCATTCCGCGCGGGCCGGACCTCGGCGCACAGGTCATCCTGAAGCGCAAGTGGGAGAAAAAACACTGGCAGGCGTACTACGACCGGGGAGGGAAGACCCTGTGA
- the rpsU gene encoding 30S ribosomal protein S21: MSEIRVKEGESLESALRRFKRSTARSGVLAEVRKREAYEKPSVKRKKKSEAARKRKFK; encoded by the coding sequence ATGTCGGAAATTCGTGTTAAAGAGGGCGAGTCGCTGGAAAGCGCACTGCGTCGCTTCAAGCGGAGCACTGCTCGCAGCGGTGTGCTCGCAGAGGTCCGTAAGCGCGAGGCTTACGAGAAGCCGTCTGTTAAGCGCAAGAAGAAGTCTGAAGCAGCCCGCAAGCGTAAGTTCAAGTAA
- the leuS gene encoding leucine--tRNA ligase has translation MKYDYKAVEAKWQKVWEDEKTFHAEIDHSKPKFYALVEFPYPSGAGLHVGHPRSYTALDVVSRKRRQNGYNVLYPMGWDAFGLPTENFAMKNHIHPAIVTKKNVDHFREQLKALGFSFDWDREINTTDPEYYKWTQWIFLQLYKHGLAYKKEMNVNWCTGCKCVLANEEVVNGVCERCGSEVVHRVKSQWMLKITAYADKLIDGLDGLDYIERVATQQKNWIGRSHGAEVNFGTTAGDTLTVYTTRCDTLFGATYMVVSPEHAMVKQWLDNGTIQNAEAVKAYQAEAARKSDFERSELNKEKTGVKLEGVMGINPVNDKEIPIFISDYVLATYGTGAIMAVPAHDTRDWEFAKKFGLPILEVVKGNTPSNLDEAAFTDVATGTLVNSGFLDGLSVADAKKKMVEWLESSGKGKDKVNYKLRDWVFSRQRYWGEPIPMVKCEKCGWQPLPESSLPLTLPDITDFEPGPDGESPLARHTDWVKTTCPCCGGPATRETDTMPQWAGSSWYFLRYMDPHCKDALASKEALEYWSPVDWYNGGMEHTTLHLLYSRFWHKFLYDIGVVPSPEPYQKRTAHGMILGLNPHSFVNLPAEEQEKLLKEYGSQKAAEKALEEKYGEMARHPIVKMSKSLGNVINPDEVVDTYGADTMRLYEMFMGDFEQAAPWQTSAIAGCNRFLDRVWALSDKLVEGEGYRPQVETLMHQTIKKVGADIEGLKMNTAIAQLMTLVNTLYDNGGATKAEYETVVQLLNPFAPHMTEELWEKLGHSHDEQLAYYPWPQYEEAKCVEAMVEIAVQVNGKVKARLKVAADITSEDAIAAAKAEPAVAEALAGKTIAKEIYVKGRLVNLAVKG, from the coding sequence ATGAAGTATGATTACAAGGCCGTTGAGGCCAAGTGGCAGAAGGTGTGGGAGGACGAAAAGACCTTCCACGCCGAGATCGACCACAGCAAGCCCAAGTTCTACGCCCTCGTCGAGTTCCCGTATCCTTCGGGTGCGGGCCTGCATGTGGGCCACCCCCGCAGCTATACGGCACTGGACGTGGTGAGCCGGAAGCGCCGCCAGAACGGCTACAACGTGCTCTACCCGATGGGCTGGGATGCCTTTGGCCTGCCCACCGAGAACTTCGCCATGAAGAACCACATCCACCCGGCCATCGTCACCAAGAAGAACGTGGATCACTTCCGTGAGCAGCTCAAGGCTCTGGGCTTCTCCTTCGACTGGGACCGCGAGATCAACACCACCGACCCCGAATACTATAAGTGGACCCAGTGGATCTTCTTGCAGCTGTACAAGCACGGCCTGGCCTATAAGAAGGAAATGAACGTCAACTGGTGCACCGGCTGCAAGTGCGTTCTGGCCAACGAGGAAGTGGTCAACGGCGTGTGCGAGCGCTGCGGCAGCGAGGTCGTCCACCGCGTCAAGAGCCAGTGGATGCTGAAGATCACGGCCTATGCCGACAAGCTCATCGACGGTCTGGACGGGCTGGATTACATCGAGCGCGTCGCCACCCAGCAGAAGAACTGGATCGGCCGCAGCCACGGCGCAGAGGTCAACTTCGGCACCACCGCAGGCGATACCCTGACTGTTTACACCACCCGCTGCGATACCCTGTTCGGTGCTACCTACATGGTCGTCTCTCCGGAGCATGCCATGGTCAAGCAGTGGCTGGACAACGGCACCATTCAGAATGCAGAGGCCGTCAAGGCATATCAGGCCGAAGCTGCCCGCAAGAGCGACTTTGAGCGCAGCGAGCTGAATAAGGAGAAGACTGGCGTGAAGCTGGAGGGCGTCATGGGCATCAACCCCGTGAACGACAAGGAGATCCCCATCTTCATCTCCGACTACGTTCTGGCCACCTACGGCACCGGTGCCATCATGGCCGTGCCTGCCCACGATACCCGCGACTGGGAGTTCGCAAAGAAGTTCGGTCTGCCCATCCTTGAAGTCGTCAAGGGCAATACCCCGTCGAATCTGGACGAGGCCGCCTTTACCGATGTGGCCACCGGCACCCTCGTCAACTCCGGCTTCCTGGACGGCCTGTCCGTCGCCGACGCCAAGAAAAAGATGGTCGAGTGGCTGGAGAGCAGCGGCAAGGGCAAGGATAAGGTCAACTACAAGCTGCGCGACTGGGTGTTCAGCCGTCAGCGCTACTGGGGCGAACCCATCCCCATGGTCAAGTGCGAGAAGTGCGGCTGGCAGCCCCTGCCCGAAAGCAGCCTGCCCCTGACGCTGCCCGACATCACCGACTTTGAGCCGGGCCCCGACGGCGAGTCCCCGCTGGCCCGCCACACCGACTGGGTCAAGACCACCTGCCCCTGCTGCGGCGGCCCCGCGACCCGCGAGACCGACACCATGCCCCAGTGGGCCGGTTCCTCCTGGTACTTCCTGCGCTACATGGACCCGCACTGCAAGGACGCCCTCGCTTCCAAGGAGGCGCTGGAGTACTGGTCCCCGGTCGACTGGTACAACGGCGGCATGGAGCATACCACCCTGCATCTGCTGTACAGCCGGTTCTGGCATAAGTTCCTGTACGACATCGGCGTCGTGCCCTCTCCGGAACCCTACCAGAAGCGCACCGCCCACGGCATGATCCTGGGCCTGAACCCCCACAGCTTCGTCAACCTGCCTGCGGAGGAGCAGGAAAAGCTGCTGAAGGAATACGGCAGCCAGAAGGCCGCGGAAAAGGCGCTGGAAGAGAAATACGGCGAGATGGCCCGCCACCCCATCGTCAAGATGTCCAAGAGCCTGGGCAACGTCATCAACCCGGACGAGGTCGTGGATACCTACGGTGCCGACACCATGCGTCTGTATGAGATGTTCATGGGCGACTTCGAGCAGGCAGCTCCCTGGCAGACCTCTGCCATTGCAGGCTGCAACCGCTTCCTGGACCGCGTGTGGGCACTGTCCGACAAGCTGGTCGAGGGTGAGGGCTATCGCCCGCAGGTCGAGACCCTGATGCACCAGACCATCAAGAAGGTCGGCGCGGACATCGAGGGTCTGAAGATGAACACCGCCATTGCACAGCTGATGACGCTGGTCAACACCCTGTACGACAACGGCGGTGCCACCAAGGCCGAGTATGAGACCGTCGTTCAGCTGCTGAATCCGTTTGCTCCCCACATGACCGAGGAGCTGTGGGAGAAGCTGGGCCACAGCCACGACGAGCAGCTGGCCTATTACCCCTGGCCCCAGTACGAGGAGGCCAAGTGCGTGGAGGCCATGGTCGAGATCGCAGTGCAGGTCAACGGCAAGGTCAAGGCCCGCCTGAAGGTCGCAGCCGACATCACCAGCGAGGACGCCATTGCAGCCGCAAAGGCTGAGCCTGCTGTGGCCGAAGCTCTGGCCGGCAAGACCATCGCCAAGGAGATCTACGTCAAGGGCCGTCTGGTCAACCTGGCCGTCAAGGGCTGA
- the rsfS gene encoding ribosome silencing factor — MENNIDSKSLAIEIAKILDQKKAQDVRVLKVESLTVLTDYFVIASGTSTTQVGSLADEVEFALSQKGIEPISTEGFDSKNWVLLDYSNVIVHVFVPNTRTYYDLEHLWADGEPIDISEYLTPDHSL; from the coding sequence ATGGAGAACAACATCGACAGCAAGTCTCTTGCCATTGAGATCGCAAAGATCCTGGATCAGAAAAAGGCACAGGACGTCCGGGTGCTCAAGGTCGAGAGCCTGACCGTCCTCACCGACTACTTTGTCATCGCCTCCGGCACCTCCACCACGCAGGTGGGGTCGCTGGCCGACGAGGTGGAGTTCGCGCTCTCCCAGAAGGGCATCGAGCCCATCAGCACCGAGGGCTTCGACTCCAAGAACTGGGTCCTGCTGGACTACTCGAACGTCATCGTGCATGTGTTTGTGCCCAACACCCGCACCTATTACGATCTGGAGCACCTGTGGGCCGACGGCGAGCCCATCGACATCTCGGAGTATCTGACGCCGGATCACAGCCTGTAA
- a CDS encoding LCP family protein, producing MSQAPRRINTQRSLNRPTEQRPTEAPASRPAPLQGQPDFFEEPSVPHPEQRPRPAAPAHPAPAAGTGGNGGRTPPPRRGGAHAAPSEPPRRRSAKPRKKKKRAPMWLPLAVTLAVLAVISGVVVYAAGMINRVEENLKPEENAASLVEEIQTLEEYKGDVVNILVCGIDYEDGRGYSSDGTNDGMTDMILYCQFDIKGGALRMLQIPRNSLVATKSRKITLSNGKTYSASNYQINSVALSNGGNVAALAEVIYDQYKLPIDYYVTIDMQALVEMVDNFGGIEVYIPHDMSFAGSALKQGYRNLDGASAEFFVRCRHGKGYSNSDIDRLNMQRYFYAGLFKRVRSMGVTDVINQLPLIFNNYIHTDMDLTTIAKMLVSFTRIDSANIMLAQTPVFMGVPNVGKTDSFDGYSCVVPDAGSIAELLNTYFRNYTGPVSAEELNLVTNDWPHGTASTSANVQFVGQLDKESDDAILSGDTDVAGATTTDGQAAGQ from the coding sequence ATGAGTCAAGCTCCGCGCCGCATCAACACCCAACGCTCGCTGAACCGCCCGACGGAACAGCGGCCGACGGAGGCTCCTGCCTCCCGCCCGGCTCCGCTGCAGGGCCAGCCGGATTTCTTCGAAGAGCCGTCTGTGCCGCATCCGGAGCAGAGGCCCCGTCCGGCTGCCCCGGCGCATCCGGCCCCGGCAGCAGGCACCGGTGGAAACGGCGGCAGAACCCCGCCGCCCCGCCGGGGCGGTGCCCATGCGGCCCCCAGTGAGCCGCCCCGCCGCCGCAGCGCCAAGCCCAGAAAGAAGAAAAAAAGAGCCCCCATGTGGCTCCCGCTGGCCGTGACGCTGGCGGTGCTGGCCGTCATTTCGGGCGTCGTGGTCTATGCGGCCGGCATGATAAACCGGGTGGAGGAGAACCTGAAGCCGGAGGAGAACGCTGCTTCGCTGGTGGAGGAGATCCAGACGCTGGAGGAGTACAAGGGCGACGTGGTCAACATCCTCGTCTGCGGCATCGACTACGAGGACGGCCGCGGATATTCTTCCGATGGCACCAACGACGGCATGACGGATATGATCCTGTACTGCCAGTTCGACATCAAGGGCGGTGCACTCCGGATGCTGCAGATCCCCCGCAACAGTCTGGTGGCGACCAAAAGCCGGAAGATCACCCTCTCCAACGGCAAGACCTATTCCGCCTCGAACTACCAGATCAACTCGGTGGCTCTCTCCAACGGCGGCAATGTGGCGGCTCTGGCAGAGGTCATCTACGACCAGTACAAGCTCCCCATCGACTACTATGTCACCATCGACATGCAGGCGCTGGTGGAAATGGTGGATAACTTCGGCGGCATCGAGGTCTATATCCCCCACGACATGTCCTTTGCAGGCAGTGCCCTGAAGCAGGGCTACCGCAATCTGGACGGCGCATCGGCCGAGTTCTTCGTCCGCTGCCGCCACGGCAAGGGCTACTCCAACTCCGATATCGACCGCCTGAACATGCAGCGCTATTTCTATGCCGGCCTGTTCAAGCGGGTGCGCAGCATGGGCGTGACCGACGTCATCAACCAGCTGCCCCTGATCTTCAACAATTATATCCACACCGACATGGACCTGACCACTATCGCCAAGATGCTGGTCTCCTTTACCCGGATCGACAGCGCCAACATCATGCTGGCCCAGACGCCGGTGTTCATGGGCGTACCCAATGTCGGCAAGACCGACAGCTTTGACGGCTACTCCTGCGTGGTGCCGGATGCCGGTTCCATCGCAGAGCTGCTCAACACCTACTTCCGCAATTATACCGGCCCCGTCAGCGCCGAGGAGCTCAACCTTGTGACCAACGACTGGCCCCACGGCACGGCTTCCACCAGCGCCAACGTCCAGTTCGTGGGCCAGCTCGACAAAGAGTCGGATGATGCCATCCTCAGCGGCGACACCGACGTGGCGGGTGCCACCACGACCGACGGCCAGGCGGCCGGGCAGTAA
- the yqeK gene encoding bis(5'-nucleosyl)-tetraphosphatase (symmetrical) YqeK, protein MTLKQAKELVRSRLSDQRYEHTLNVKKMAVKLAKRYGADEEQAALAALLHDAAKEISKDEMRAIMRAYPKYAEGGEARPTPVWHGICAAILARTEWGVEDEAVLSAIACHTAGKPGMSRLDKILYLADMTSAERDWSGVDKLRRLERNDLDAAMLVALKQTNDFVLSQGKPLDPMSKAAYEDIQAQVEARARTACGSSD, encoded by the coding sequence ATGACTCTGAAACAGGCAAAAGAGCTTGTGCGCAGCCGCCTGAGCGATCAGCGCTATGAGCACACTCTGAACGTGAAGAAAATGGCCGTCAAGCTGGCGAAGCGCTATGGGGCCGACGAAGAGCAGGCCGCGCTGGCGGCGCTGCTGCACGACGCGGCCAAGGAGATCTCCAAGGACGAGATGCGGGCCATCATGCGGGCGTACCCCAAATACGCTGAGGGCGGCGAAGCGCGCCCGACCCCGGTGTGGCACGGTATCTGTGCCGCCATTCTGGCCCGCACCGAGTGGGGCGTGGAGGATGAGGCCGTCCTCTCGGCCATTGCCTGCCACACGGCGGGCAAGCCGGGCATGAGCAGGCTGGATAAGATCCTCTATCTGGCCGATATGACCAGCGCCGAGCGGGACTGGTCGGGCGTGGACAAGCTGCGCAGGCTGGAACGGAACGATCTGGATGCGGCCATGCTGGTGGCCCTCAAGCAGACGAACGACTTCGTGCTGTCTCAGGGCAAGCCGCTCGACCCCATGTCCAAGGCCGCGTACGAGGACATTCAGGCGCAGGTGGAGGCCCGCGCCAGAACGGCTTGCGGTTCGTCCGACTGA
- the nadD gene encoding nicotinate (nicotinamide) nucleotide adenylyltransferase, with amino-acid sequence MKVLLYGGSFDPPHNGHLNNLRAAAARVRPDRIVVMPAGSSPFKRGTSASGALRLEMCGCFSALAEEGGFPALTVSGWEVQQAAQGRRNYTVLTLEMLAAGSPGAELYLAIGSDMLLSFDGWYRWQDILRLARLVVTSRNVGDDPLLHEKAKQLDATGARILFAPVEALPMASSALRARLAAGERCENELPPLVRRVIQREGLYRETKGDEDRNDSETGKRACAQPPERSAL; translated from the coding sequence ATGAAAGTCCTGCTGTACGGCGGCAGCTTCGACCCGCCCCACAACGGCCACCTGAACAATCTGCGGGCGGCGGCGGCGCGGGTCCGGCCGGACCGGATCGTGGTCATGCCCGCCGGCTCGTCTCCGTTCAAGCGGGGAACGAGCGCTTCCGGTGCGCTGCGGCTGGAGATGTGCGGCTGTTTTTCCGCGCTGGCGGAGGAAGGCGGCTTCCCGGCTCTGACCGTGAGCGGCTGGGAGGTGCAGCAGGCTGCGCAGGGGAGACGGAACTACACCGTCCTCACGCTGGAGATGCTGGCGGCAGGATCCCCCGGCGCAGAGCTTTATCTCGCCATCGGCAGCGATATGCTGCTGAGCTTTGACGGCTGGTATCGCTGGCAGGACATCCTCAGACTGGCCCGCCTCGTGGTCACGAGCCGGAATGTCGGCGACGACCCGCTCCTCCACGAAAAGGCAAAGCAGCTGGACGCCACCGGGGCCCGCATCCTGTTCGCGCCGGTGGAAGCGCTCCCCATGGCGAGCAGCGCCCTGCGCGCCCGCCTTGCCGCCGGGGAACGCTGTGAAAACGAACTCCCGCCCCTGGTGCGCCGTGTCATCCAGCGCGAGGGGCTGTACCGGGAAACAAAAGGAGACGAAGATCGGAATGACTCTGAAACAGGCAAAAGAGCTTGTGCGCAGCCGCCTGAGCGATCAGCGCTATGA